The Streptomyces sp. NBC_00670 genome window below encodes:
- a CDS encoding gamma-glutamyl-gamma-aminobutyrate hydrolase family protein: MSGVGGAGGRPLIGVSTYLESGARWGVWELEAVLLPAGYPRLVQRAGGLAVLLPPDEPGRAEEAVARLDGLVIAGGPDVDPARYGAERSPRTGPAAPERDAWELALIRAALAAGTPLLGICRGMQLLNVALGGTLVQHMDGHAERVGVFGTHPVEPMPGSLYAGIVPEVCEVPAYHHQAVERVGDGLVVSAYAADGVVEAVESPRRADGGWVLGVQWHPEMGGDVRVMRALVEAAAS; the protein is encoded by the coding sequence GTGAGTGGTGTGGGCGGTGCGGGCGGGCGGCCGTTGATCGGGGTCAGTACGTATCTGGAGTCGGGGGCGCGCTGGGGTGTCTGGGAGCTGGAGGCGGTGCTGCTGCCTGCCGGGTATCCGCGGCTGGTGCAGCGGGCCGGCGGGCTCGCGGTGCTGCTGCCGCCGGACGAGCCCGGCCGGGCGGAGGAGGCCGTCGCGCGGCTCGACGGCCTGGTGATCGCGGGCGGTCCCGACGTCGACCCCGCCCGCTACGGCGCGGAGCGGTCGCCGCGGACGGGGCCGGCTGCGCCGGAGCGGGACGCGTGGGAGCTGGCGCTCATCCGGGCGGCGCTGGCGGCGGGCACGCCGCTGCTCGGCATCTGCCGGGGAATGCAGCTGCTCAACGTGGCCTTGGGCGGCACGTTGGTGCAGCACATGGACGGGCATGCCGAACGGGTGGGGGTCTTCGGGACGCATCCCGTGGAGCCGATGCCGGGGAGTCTGTACGCGGGGATCGTGCCGGAGGTGTGCGAGGTGCCGGCGTATCACCATCAGGCGGTGGAGCGGGTGGGTGACGGGTTGGTGGTGTCGGCGTACGCGGCGGACGGTGTGGTGGAGGCGGTCGAGTCGCCCCGGAGGGCGGACGGGGGGTGGGTGCTGGGGGTGCAGTGGCATCCGGAGATGGGGGGCGATGTGCGGGTGATGCGGGCGCTGGTGGAGGCGGCGGCGTCCTGA